Proteins from a genomic interval of Symmachiella macrocystis:
- the fbaA gene encoding class II fructose-bisphosphate aldolase, translated as MPIATPEQYGRMLDAAQAGDYAYPAINVTSLTTINAALKAFADNKSDGIIQVSTGGGQFASGLSVNDAAKGAIVLAEAAHRLAAEYDIFVGLHTDHCQPGKVDGFLRPLIAETARRREAGLPNLFQSHMLDASELPLKENLELSLELLKLCAGNEIILEVEAGVVGGEEDGVDHSDQPAEKLYTTTEDMLEVYETLNGHGRFLFAATFGNVHGSYKPGAVKLRPDILKLGQDAVIAKHGKEAEFDLVFHGGSGTPLEEIRETLAYGVVKMNIDTDTQYAFTRPIVDHIMTNYAGVLKIDGEIGVKKAYDPRSYLKKGEAGVAERLGQACEELRSTGKTIA; from the coding sequence ATGCCCATTGCAACACCGGAACAGTATGGCCGTATGCTCGACGCCGCCCAAGCGGGCGATTATGCGTATCCCGCGATCAACGTCACCTCGTTGACGACAATCAACGCCGCTTTGAAGGCGTTTGCCGATAACAAGTCGGACGGCATCATTCAGGTCTCCACCGGTGGCGGACAATTTGCCTCGGGTTTAAGCGTCAACGACGCCGCCAAAGGCGCAATCGTGCTCGCCGAAGCGGCGCATCGCCTGGCTGCGGAATACGACATCTTCGTCGGCCTGCATACCGATCACTGTCAACCGGGCAAAGTCGACGGATTCTTGCGTCCGCTCATTGCCGAAACAGCCCGCCGCCGCGAAGCCGGCTTGCCCAACCTGTTCCAATCGCACATGTTGGACGCTTCGGAATTGCCGCTCAAAGAGAATCTGGAACTTTCACTCGAATTGCTCAAGCTGTGTGCGGGCAACGAGATCATTCTCGAGGTCGAAGCGGGTGTCGTCGGTGGTGAAGAAGACGGCGTGGATCACTCTGATCAACCGGCCGAAAAGTTGTACACAACGACCGAAGACATGCTGGAAGTCTACGAAACCCTCAACGGGCACGGACGTTTTCTGTTCGCCGCCACATTTGGCAACGTACACGGCAGCTACAAACCGGGTGCGGTTAAATTGCGTCCGGATATTTTGAAGCTAGGCCAAGACGCGGTGATTGCTAAGCATGGTAAAGAAGCCGAATTCGATCTCGTGTTCCATGGTGGCTCTGGCACGCCGTTGGAAGAGATCCGCGAAACGTTGGCCTACGGCGTCGTGAAGATGAACATCGACACCGACACGCAATATGCCTTCACGCGTCCGATCGTCGATCACATCATGACGAACTACGCCGGCGTGCTGAAAATCGACGGTGAGATCGGCGTCAAAAAGGCTTACGATCCGCGGAGCTACCTGAAAAAAGGGGAAGCTGGCGTCGCCGAACGTCTCGGCCAAGCCTGCGAAGAACTCCGCTCCACCGGCAAGACCATCGCCTAG
- a CDS encoding Gfo/Idh/MocA family protein, producing the protein MADQYRVAIIGSTGRGNYGHGLDTVWHEIPQTEVVAVADDNAEGLAAALKKTGAAKGYDNYAQMLKQEQPDIVAIGPRWIDRHHEMVLACTEVGAHMYMEKPFCRTMAEADEMMKAVEATHVKLAIAHQSRYSPVLTAIQKMIAEDKLGTLLEIRARGKEDRRGGAEDLWVLGTHVLDLMRALAGDARSCNARMTNKGQPLTKADVHPGGEGLGPLAGDGLSATYVFDKNVNGYFSSYRNQAGNPRRFGLQIFGSKGIAELFTGYLVPGYYLPDSSWSPGRTGAQWVPITSNGPGKPESLDGGNLHSGNVAAVKDLIVAIEEDRLPLGNIYNAAGATEMIHAVFESHRQKGPVEFPLKNREHALTMLD; encoded by the coding sequence ATGGCCGATCAATACCGCGTGGCGATCATTGGCAGTACCGGGCGGGGCAATTATGGGCATGGGCTGGATACGGTGTGGCATGAGATTCCCCAAACCGAAGTCGTTGCCGTCGCGGATGACAACGCCGAGGGACTGGCCGCTGCTTTAAAAAAGACCGGGGCGGCTAAGGGATATGACAATTACGCACAGATGCTCAAACAGGAGCAGCCGGATATTGTCGCCATAGGACCGCGGTGGATCGACCGGCATCACGAAATGGTGCTCGCCTGTACCGAGGTCGGCGCCCATATGTATATGGAAAAACCATTTTGTCGTACGATGGCCGAAGCGGATGAAATGATGAAAGCCGTTGAGGCAACCCACGTGAAACTGGCGATCGCTCACCAAAGTCGATACTCGCCTGTGCTAACAGCCATTCAAAAAATGATTGCCGAAGACAAACTCGGTACGCTGCTGGAAATTCGTGCGCGGGGTAAGGAGGATCGCCGCGGTGGAGCGGAGGACCTATGGGTGTTAGGGACGCACGTGCTGGACTTGATGCGCGCACTGGCCGGTGATGCCCGTTCTTGCAATGCGCGGATGACGAACAAGGGACAACCGTTGACCAAAGCGGACGTCCACCCCGGCGGCGAAGGACTCGGCCCGTTGGCCGGTGATGGCCTGTCGGCGACGTACGTTTTTGATAAAAATGTGAACGGCTATTTCTCGTCGTATCGCAATCAGGCGGGCAATCCGCGACGGTTTGGGCTGCAGATATTTGGCTCCAAAGGGATCGCGGAGCTATTCACCGGATATCTGGTGCCGGGCTATTATTTGCCCGACTCGTCTTGGTCGCCGGGACGTACCGGCGCGCAGTGGGTGCCGATCACTTCCAATGGACCGGGCAAACCGGAAAGTCTCGACGGCGGCAACTTGCATTCGGGCAACGTCGCAGCCGTTAAGGATTTGATCGTAGCGATCGAAGAAGACCGTCTGCCGCTGGGCAACATCTACAATGCCGCCGGCGCGACGGAGATGATTCATGCGGTCTTTGAATCGCACCGCCAAAAAGGCCCGGTCGAGTTCCCGCTGAAGAACCGCGAACACGCGCTGACGATGTTGGACTGA
- a CDS encoding DUF1501 domain-containing protein, translating into MLRILGSRTQLCDGLPRRELMRVGGLSLFGGMTLPRLLAAARPSPAAPIGGTAKSVILLNLLGGPSQMDMFDMKPLAPVEVRGEFQPIDTSLPGLQICEHLPNTARYMHQATIVRTVTHTYNAHNPLAMMTGFTGGANNQLAPEPTDPPDIGAICQYLNMGPREMPGAVCLPCFPGFGERTMYPGIRRPGPYGGFLGHRYDPLFGECDPKFDREPSVNYYDPVRPMGAPTLPALDVLPEMNVDRLDRRLSMLQKLDSAFAQAESSPAIARMDEVQQRALAMLSTSKVRDAFDLDREPDSLRDQYGRNMMGSSLLVSRRLVEAGVPFISVHAEIFGRYGHSYDMHQNNFGMLKEENLPVLDMVYPALIEDLEQRGLLDSTLVVVMGEMGRSPRVNAKAGRDHWPQCGFSLLTGGGVRRGTIFGTTDKQAAYPTSHPVSPGDIVATIYHLLGIDPHMMVPDRTNRPIAIAHGGNVITDIVA; encoded by the coding sequence ATGCTACGAATTCTCGGGAGCCGCACACAACTTTGCGATGGCCTGCCCCGTCGCGAGTTGATGCGCGTCGGTGGGCTTTCTCTGTTCGGCGGCATGACGTTGCCTCGCTTATTAGCCGCCGCACGTCCCTCCCCCGCCGCTCCGATCGGTGGTACTGCGAAGTCGGTGATCTTGCTGAACTTGCTGGGCGGTCCGAGCCAGATGGACATGTTCGACATGAAACCGCTCGCGCCGGTGGAAGTCCGCGGTGAGTTTCAGCCCATCGACACCTCATTGCCCGGATTACAAATCTGCGAGCATTTGCCCAACACCGCGCGGTACATGCATCAGGCGACCATCGTGCGGACGGTCACTCACACCTACAACGCACACAATCCGTTGGCTATGATGACCGGATTCACCGGCGGGGCCAACAATCAACTGGCCCCGGAACCCACCGATCCGCCCGATATCGGCGCCATCTGCCAGTACCTGAATATGGGGCCCCGGGAAATGCCGGGGGCTGTTTGCTTGCCTTGTTTTCCCGGTTTCGGCGAACGGACCATGTACCCCGGTATCCGCCGTCCGGGACCTTACGGCGGATTTTTAGGACATCGCTACGATCCGCTGTTTGGAGAATGCGATCCGAAATTTGATCGCGAACCGAGCGTGAATTATTACGATCCAGTCCGCCCGATGGGAGCGCCGACGCTGCCGGCATTGGACGTCTTACCGGAGATGAACGTCGATCGACTCGACCGTCGTTTGTCGATGCTGCAAAAACTAGACAGCGCGTTCGCGCAAGCGGAATCGTCGCCGGCGATTGCTCGCATGGATGAAGTCCAACAACGCGCGCTGGCCATGCTCTCCACCAGCAAAGTCCGCGATGCCTTTGATCTCGACCGCGAGCCAGACTCCTTGCGCGATCAATATGGTCGAAACATGATGGGCTCCAGCCTGCTGGTTTCACGGCGATTGGTCGAAGCGGGGGTGCCGTTTATCAGCGTGCACGCCGAGATTTTCGGCCGCTATGGGCATTCGTATGACATGCACCAAAACAATTTCGGCATGCTCAAAGAAGAAAACCTGCCGGTACTCGACATGGTCTACCCGGCACTAATCGAAGACCTCGAACAACGTGGCTTGCTGGATTCGACCCTGGTTGTGGTCATGGGAGAAATGGGACGTTCTCCGCGGGTGAATGCCAAAGCGGGTCGCGACCATTGGCCGCAGTGCGGATTCAGCCTGCTCACCGGGGGCGGAGTCCGTCGCGGTACGATCTTCGGGACCACTGACAAACAAGCGGCCTATCCGACTAGCCACCCCGTTTCACCGGGAGATATCGTTGCCACAATCTACCATTTGCTGGGCATCGACCCGCATATGATGGTTCCCGACCGCACGAACCGGCCGATTGCGATCGCCCACGGCGGCAATGTGATCACCGATATTGTAGCGTAA